A genomic window from Methanobrevibacter sp. includes:
- the cysK gene encoding cysteine synthase A, with amino-acid sequence MANIPELKRGVLESITDAIGNTPIVRLNNLTKDMQAEVDVKIESFNPTGSVKDRVAVAMIEDAEEKGLLKPGATIIEPTSGNTGIGLAFAAAAKGYKLILTMPDTMSIERRKFLSVLGAELVLTPGADGMGGAIAKANELNEETEGSIILGQFDNPANVKIHSETTAQEILRDTEGKVDIVIGGVGTGGTITGIGKVLKEEVPGVKIVAVEPKDSQTLGKGEKGPHKIQGIGAGFVPSIYDADVIDEIIPVANEDAGNTLLALAKEEGIFSGISSGAATWAALDLAKKEENKGKRIIAILPDNGERYLSVDWLFD; translated from the coding sequence ATGGCAAATATACCTGAATTAAAAAGAGGAGTGCTCGAAAGTATCACTGATGCTATCGGAAACACTCCAATCGTAAGATTAAACAATTTAACAAAAGATATGCAAGCAGAAGTAGATGTAAAAATTGAATCATTCAATCCAACTGGAAGTGTAAAGGACAGAGTTGCAGTTGCAATGATTGAAGATGCAGAAGAAAAAGGTCTTTTAAAACCTGGTGCAACAATAATCGAGCCGACAAGCGGAAACACTGGTATTGGACTTGCTTTTGCGGCTGCTGCAAAAGGCTATAAATTAATATTGACCATGCCTGACACCATGTCCATTGAAAGAAGAAAATTCCTAAGCGTTTTAGGAGCTGAACTGGTACTGACACCAGGTGCTGACGGAATGGGAGGAGCTATTGCAAAGGCTAATGAGCTCAACGAAGAAACTGAAGGCTCCATCATTTTAGGCCAGTTTGACAATCCTGCAAACGTTAAAATCCACTCAGAAACAACCGCTCAGGAAATCTTAAGAGACACTGAAGGAAAAGTTGACATTGTCATCGGAGGTGTAGGTACCGGCGGAACAATCACTGGAATCGGTAAAGTTTTAAAAGAGGAAGTTCCTGGCGTTAAAATCGTTGCGGTCGAACCGAAAGACTCTCAAACTTTAGGTAAAGGTGAAAAAGGACCACACAAAATCCAGGGTATTGGTGCAGGATTCGTACCGTCCATTTATGATGCGGATGTCATCGACGAGATTATTCCTGTTGCAAACGAGGACGCTGGAAACACTTTACTTGCCCTTGCAAAAGAGGAAGGTATTTTTTCCGGTATCTCATCAGGAGCTGCAACCTGGGCTGCACTGGATTTAGCTAAAAAAGAAGAAAACAAAGGTAAAAGAATAATAGCAATTTTACCTGATAACGGTGAAAGATATCTCTCCGTAGACTGGTTATTTGATTAA
- a CDS encoding sugar O-acetyltransferase, which yields MKEMDKMLAGLEYCYDDEEISMMKLHAIENANIFNSIAEDDLDKQHEVLSEILGSVGEKVWIAKRFCFDNGKNIFIGNNFTGNFNLTILDIKEVYIGDNVMIGPNTTITTVGHPLSPKKRREHLGQASEIRIGNDVWLGANVTVLPGVTIGNNVVVGAGAVVTKDIPENSLAVGVPARVIKKIENDID from the coding sequence ATGAAAGAAATGGACAAAATGCTTGCCGGACTTGAATACTGTTATGATGATGAAGAAATATCAATGATGAAACTGCATGCAATTGAAAATGCAAATATATTCAATTCAATTGCCGAAGATGATTTAGACAAACAGCATGAAGTTTTAAGTGAAATTTTAGGTTCTGTTGGTGAAAAGGTATGGATAGCTAAAAGATTCTGTTTTGATAACGGTAAAAACATTTTCATAGGCAATAATTTTACTGGAAACTTTAATTTGACCATTCTTGATATTAAAGAGGTTTATATTGGAGATAATGTGATGATTGGTCCAAATACCACTATCACAACTGTTGGCCATCCCCTGTCTCCTAAAAAAAGACGTGAACATTTAGGCCAGGCCAGTGAAATTAGAATTGGCAATGATGTCTGGTTAGGTGCTAATGTGACCGTTCTTCCGGGAGTGACAATCGGAAACAATGTTGTTGTTGGTGCAGGTGCGGTTGTGACAAAAGACATTCCGGAAAATTCCCTTGCTGTTGGAGTTCCTGCAAGAGTTATTAAAAAAATTGAAAATGATATTGATTGA
- the cysS gene encoding cysteine--tRNA ligase, translating into MEIYSTLSRSKENFVTINDNRVNLFVCGPTVYDDAHIGHGRTYISFDTIKRYLEYKGYAVFYIQNVTDVDDKIINRSKESGIPADVLARKFEKRYREDMHRLNVDGVNLFARATDHMPEIIDQIQRLIDKGFAYETDDGVYFEIDTFEEFGKLSNRNVEELESHREIAETSKKNQQDFALWKKREGVDEPTWPSPWGDGRPGWHIEDTAITEYYFGEQYDVHGGGLDLIFPHHEAEITQMEAVSGKSPMVRYWLHTGFLNVNGEKMSKSLHNFITIRELLETYEPDTFRFFVLSTHYRSPIDFSKDSLHQSEKSLERIRKYYEQLDVEVDDGEYEFDALTPHKKEFFDSMDDDFNTPKAIAAIFGLINDTKNDLSDYSDEDKKAIKAFLDDAAHILGVSFEIEEVSAGSDDLLNLISEVRSELRANKQYDLSDKIRDNLQALGYEIND; encoded by the coding sequence ATGGAAATTTATTCAACTTTATCTCGCAGTAAAGAGAATTTTGTGACTATTAACGATAACAGAGTTAACTTATTTGTATGCGGTCCTACCGTTTACGATGATGCTCACATTGGGCATGGTAGAACCTACATATCTTTTGATACAATAAAAAGATACTTGGAATACAAAGGATATGCCGTATTCTACATTCAAAATGTCACCGATGTGGATGATAAAATTATTAACCGTTCAAAAGAAAGCGGAATTCCGGCAGATGTACTGGCCCGCAAATTTGAAAAAAGATATCGTGAAGACATGCACAGATTAAATGTTGACGGTGTTAATCTATTTGCAAGAGCTACAGATCACATGCCTGAAATCATAGACCAAATCCAAAGGTTAATTGATAAGGGATTTGCATATGAAACCGATGACGGTGTTTACTTTGAAATAGATACATTTGAAGAATTTGGAAAACTTTCAAACAGAAATGTTGAAGAGCTGGAATCTCATCGTGAAATCGCAGAAACTTCCAAGAAAAATCAGCAGGACTTTGCGCTCTGGAAAAAACGTGAAGGAGTTGATGAACCAACCTGGCCGTCTCCATGGGGTGATGGAAGACCTGGATGGCACATTGAAGATACTGCAATTACCGAATACTACTTCGGAGAACAGTATGATGTGCACGGCGGCGGATTGGACTTGATTTTCCCTCACCACGAAGCGGAAATCACACAAATGGAAGCTGTCAGCGGAAAATCACCGATGGTAAGATACTGGTTACATACAGGATTTTTAAATGTTAACGGAGAAAAGATGTCAAAATCACTCCATAACTTCATTACAATCCGTGAACTGCTTGAAACCTATGAACCGGATACATTCAGATTCTTTGTACTGTCCACTCACTACAGAAGCCCTATAGACTTTTCAAAAGATTCACTTCACCAGTCTGAAAAAAGTCTTGAGAGAATCAGAAAATACTATGAACAGTTGGATGTTGAAGTTGATGACGGAGAATATGAATTCGATGCACTGACTCCTCACAAAAAAGAGTTCTTTGACAGTATGGATGATGATTTTAACACTCCAAAAGCCATTGCTGCAATATTCGGTTTGATTAATGACACCAAAAACGATTTAAGTGATTATTCAGATGAGGATAAAAAAGCTATCAAAGCATTCCTTGATGATGCCGCTCATATTTTGGGTGTTAGCTTTGAGATTGAAGAGGTTTCTGCAGGATCTGACGATTTGCTTAACTTAATTTCAGAAGTTAGATCAGAGTTAAGAGCCAACAAGCAATATGACTTATCAGATAAAATTCGTGATAACCTGCAGGCATTAGGTTATGAAATCAATGACTAA
- a CDS encoding O-acetylhomoserine aminocarboxypropyltransferase/cysteine synthase family protein translates to MTNNKNYGLATLGVRAGQQPDPVTGAQAVPIYQTTSYVFKDSDEAARRFALQEFGQIYSRLTNPTSDVFEARIAAIEGGNSGISTASGLAAITYAILNVTEPGDNIVSADNLYGGTYQLFNYTFKDLARDVKFVDSQDLDAFEAAIDEKTRAIYVESIGNPKLDVPDFEALAEIAHSHDIPLIVDNTVGVGLVRPLEHGADVIAASATKYVGGHGTAIGGYIVDSGKFNWGNGKFANFTKPDPSYHGLVFWDAFGDVPELGNLAFTVRIRARLLRDLGATQAPVHSFIFLQGLESLDVRVKRHSENALKVAKFLESHPKVKWVNYPGLESHPTYEINKKYLKDNFAGILGFGVEGGEEAGRKVIEKLELFSILANIGDAKSLAIHPASTTHQQLSREEQEATGVTPDFIRLSIGLEDVDDLIEDLAQALDSI, encoded by the coding sequence ATGACAAATAACAAAAATTACGGATTAGCAACATTAGGTGTACGCGCAGGACAACAACCAGACCCCGTAACAGGGGCACAGGCAGTTCCAATTTATCAGACCACTTCATACGTATTCAAAGACTCAGATGAAGCTGCTAGGAGATTCGCCCTTCAAGAGTTTGGACAAATCTACTCCAGACTAACCAATCCTACCAGTGATGTATTTGAAGCAAGAATAGCTGCTATCGAAGGTGGAAACTCTGGAATTTCAACTGCAAGCGGTCTTGCAGCAATTACATATGCAATTTTGAATGTAACCGAACCTGGAGACAACATAGTTTCAGCAGACAACCTCTACGGTGGAACTTATCAATTATTTAATTACACTTTCAAAGATCTCGCAAGAGATGTAAAATTTGTTGACTCTCAGGATTTGGATGCTTTTGAAGCAGCAATTGATGAAAAAACCAGAGCAATATATGTTGAATCAATCGGAAACCCAAAACTTGATGTTCCGGACTTTGAAGCACTTGCAGAAATTGCACATTCACACGACATTCCATTGATTGTAGACAATACCGTCGGTGTAGGATTAGTCAGACCACTGGAACATGGTGCAGATGTCATTGCAGCATCAGCAACCAAATATGTCGGCGGACACGGTACTGCAATCGGAGGATACATCGTAGATTCAGGTAAATTCAACTGGGGAAACGGCAAGTTTGCAAACTTCACCAAACCTGACCCAAGTTACCATGGACTCGTATTCTGGGATGCATTCGGTGACGTTCCTGAACTCGGAAATCTCGCTTTTACTGTAAGAATCAGAGCAAGACTTTTAAGAGACCTTGGAGCAACACAGGCGCCAGTGCACAGCTTCATATTCCTGCAGGGACTTGAAAGCCTTGATGTCAGAGTAAAAAGACACTCAGAAAATGCACTTAAAGTGGCTAAATTCCTCGAATCCCACCCTAAAGTAAAATGGGTAAACTATCCAGGACTCGAATCCCACCCAACATATGAAATCAACAAGAAATACCTGAAAGACAATTTTGCAGGAATTTTAGGATTCGGTGTTGAAGGCGGAGAGGAAGCCGGAAGAAAAGTAATTGAAAAATTAGAACTGTTCTCAATACTTGCAAACATCGGTGATGCAAAAAGTCTCGCAATCCACCCTGCAAGTACAACCCATCAGCAATTAAGCAGGGAAGAACAGGAAGCTACAGGAGTAACTCCTGACTTCATCAGACTTTCCATTGGTCTTGAAGATGTTGATGATTTAATCGAAGACCTCGCTCAGGCATTAGATAGTATTTAA
- the cysE gene encoding serine O-acetyltransferase: MFDGLRSEIQAVKDKDPAARSTLEIFLCYPGFYALIFHRVSHWLWNHSLKLLARMNSNLARFITGIEIHPGATFGKRVFIDHGMGVVVGETAIVGDDVLIYQGVILGGTSTEKTKRHPTIEDGVIIGAGAKVMGNITIGKYSKIGTGAVVLKDVPPESTCVGVPGRIVKHKGVRKKVDLDHDKLPDPVADAFRTIEKHLQDNDKRFEILFDKHEICLAEDIRDEQQDLEDLFKK; the protein is encoded by the coding sequence ATGTTTGATGGTTTAAGAAGTGAGATTCAGGCTGTAAAAGATAAAGACCCTGCAGCACGTTCCACACTGGAAATATTTTTGTGCTATCCTGGTTTTTATGCATTAATATTCCATAGGGTAAGTCATTGGCTGTGGAATCATTCTCTTAAACTTCTTGCACGTATGAATTCAAATTTAGCCAGATTTATAACTGGAATTGAAATTCATCCGGGCGCAACATTTGGAAAAAGAGTTTTCATTGATCATGGGATGGGTGTTGTTGTTGGTGAAACAGCAATTGTTGGCGATGATGTGCTGATATATCAGGGAGTAATTCTCGGAGGTACCAGTACTGAAAAAACAAAAAGACATCCTACCATTGAAGATGGAGTAATTATTGGAGCTGGCGCCAAGGTAATGGGAAACATTACAATAGGCAAGTATTCCAAAATAGGTACGGGGGCGGTTGTTTTAAAGGATGTTCCTCCGGAATCAACCTGTGTTGGAGTTCCCGGTCGTATAGTCAAGCATAAAGGAGTGCGTAAGAAAGTCGATCTTGACCACGACAAGCTCCCGGACCCTGTTGCCGATGCATTCAGGACAATTGAAAAACATCTTCAGGATAATGACAAGCGCTTTGAAATCTTATTTGACAAGCATGAAATATGTCTGGCAGAAGATATCAGGGATGAACAACAGGATTTAGAGGATTTGTTTAAAAAATAG
- a CDS encoding DUF2115 family protein — translation MKATELHNEIKEKLKDYPIEYLRNKVTDERYKDPLTKQLAKYNSETWDEIFALEISDDYDIKDRVVENIKSDIDFYFDTYAGGDKETREFTKYISLYLALMAKKPLHPYGENPTKDQVFLENGEYKCKTRIMSIKDENSLCRYCVCKNAGYSFGF, via the coding sequence ATGAAAGCAACAGAATTGCACAATGAAATCAAAGAAAAATTAAAGGATTATCCGATTGAATATCTTAGAAATAAAGTTACTGATGAGCGATACAAAGATCCTCTCACCAAACAACTTGCCAAATATAACTCAGAAACCTGGGATGAAATATTTGCGTTAGAAATCTCTGATGACTATGACATAAAAGACAGAGTAGTTGAAAATATAAAAAGTGATATAGATTTCTATTTTGACACCTATGCCGGAGGAGATAAGGAAACCAGGGAATTTACAAAATACATCTCACTTTATCTGGCACTGATGGCCAAAAAACCTCTGCATCCATATGGAGAAAATCCTACAAAAGACCAGGTCTTTTTGGAAAATGGGGAATACAAATGCAAAACTAGAATTATGAGCATCAAAGACGAAAATTCCCTATGCCGTTATTGTGTTTGTAAAAATGCAGGCTATTCATTTGGTTTTTAA
- the nifS gene encoding cysteine desulfurase NifS — translation MYLDNSATTQVSEEVFEEMKPYFIEEYGNPSTLYGIGRESKKALDQARQRVADAINAKPEEIIFTSGGSESDNLAIKGIAFKLAKKGKHIITTNIEHPAVKNTLGFLESLDFKVTYLPVNEDGIISIEDLKDAITDETILITIMHANNELGTIQPIEEIGKIAREKKIKFHTDAVQSFGKIEVDVEKLNVDLLSLSSHKINGPKGVGALYIKKGTRVVPLIHGGGQEKGIRSGTENVPGIVGFGKACELAANQLEEHYEKLSSIRDELIDKVLTTIPESYLNGSKETRLPNLVNFRFKAIEGESLILLLDAKGYQASTGSACSSNTLEASPVLTALGLDPVDVHGSLRISLAPESDTFDVDEFVNTIAEAVGRLRQMSPLWNQELDYDGVMCKKDHDDCRRC, via the coding sequence ATGTATTTGGACAACTCAGCAACTACACAAGTTAGCGAAGAAGTTTTTGAAGAAATGAAACCATATTTCATTGAAGAGTATGGAAATCCTTCCACTCTTTATGGAATTGGTCGTGAATCTAAAAAAGCATTAGATCAAGCCCGCCAAAGAGTGGCTGATGCAATTAATGCAAAACCTGAAGAAATAATCTTCACCAGCGGAGGTTCAGAATCTGATAATTTGGCAATCAAAGGTATTGCCTTTAAATTAGCTAAAAAAGGTAAACATATTATCACAACTAATATTGAACATCCTGCTGTTAAAAATACTTTAGGATTTTTGGAATCCCTTGATTTCAAAGTAACCTATCTGCCGGTCAATGAAGATGGTATAATCAGTATTGAAGATTTAAAAGATGCAATAACTGATGAAACAATCCTGATAACCATTATGCACGCTAACAATGAACTTGGTACTATTCAGCCAATTGAAGAAATTGGAAAGATTGCACGTGAGAAAAAAATCAAGTTCCACACAGATGCCGTTCAAAGTTTCGGTAAAATTGAAGTGGATGTTGAAAAATTGAATGTCGATTTGCTTTCATTATCTTCTCATAAAATCAACGGTCCAAAAGGTGTTGGAGCATTATACATCAAGAAAGGAACTCGCGTTGTACCTCTTATTCATGGAGGCGGTCAGGAAAAAGGAATCAGATCAGGAACTGAAAACGTACCTGGAATTGTCGGATTTGGAAAAGCCTGTGAACTGGCTGCAAATCAATTGGAAGAGCATTATGAAAAATTATCTTCAATTCGTGATGAACTAATTGATAAAGTTTTAACTACCATTCCTGAATCCTACCTGAACGGTTCTAAAGAAACCAGATTACCAAACCTTGTAAACTTCAGATTTAAAGCTATTGAAGGAGAATCATTAATTCTTCTTTTAGATGCAAAAGGTTATCAGGCATCCACTGGTTCAGCATGTTCATCAAATACCTTGGAAGCATCACCTGTACTGACTGCATTGGGCCTTGACCCTGTTGATGTACATGGATCATTAAGGATATCATTGGCACCTGAAAGCGATACTTTCGATGTTGATGAATTTGTAAATACAATTGCAGAAGCTGTTGGAAGATTAAGACAGATGTCACCATTATGGAATCAGGAACTTGACTATGATGGCGTAATGTGTAAAAAAGATCACGATGACTGTAGGAGATGTTAA
- a CDS encoding transcriptional regulator, with amino-acid sequence MKPPCEIVVWYVIPAIRSELAKELLNLGMKQKDVSELMDITQPAVSQYITDKRGSGIKLDDDVRGMIKEFARQLSEGEATKADLIPRTCKICKNVRAIDVLEQLNIDKSELGEDCESCIGSELEAK; translated from the coding sequence ATGAAACCACCTTGTGAAATCGTAGTATGGTATGTAATACCTGCAATCAGATCAGAACTAGCAAAAGAACTATTGAATTTGGGAATGAAGCAGAAAGATGTTTCTGAACTTATGGATATAACTCAACCTGCAGTTTCCCAGTACATTACAGATAAAAGAGGCAGCGGAATAAAACTGGATGATGATGTAAGAGGCATGATTAAGGAATTCGCACGCCAATTGTCTGAAGGTGAAGCAACTAAAGCGGATTTGATACCAAGAACCTGCAAAATATGCAAAAATGTAAGAGCTATCGATGTTTTGGAACAGCTCAACATTGACAAGTCTGAACTTGGTGAAGACTGTGAAAGTTGCATTGGTTCTGAACTGGAAGCTAAGTAA
- the nth gene encoding endonuclease III produces the protein MNKEERVIELINQLENTFEIRTFLDHDPYKVLVRTILSQRTRDENTDQATNNLFEKYPDIYAVVDAPIDDVKELIKPAGFYNVKAARIQEVSQILIDQYGGEVPDTVDELVKLPGVGRKTANCVMVFAFELPAIPVDTHVHRISNRLGLVDTKDPEETEVELCKIAPEDLWIKLNDLMVQFGQNICKPIGPQCEICPCTEICDYYSENI, from the coding sequence ATGAATAAGGAAGAACGAGTAATTGAACTTATAAATCAGCTTGAAAATACATTTGAGATAAGAACATTTCTAGACCATGATCCGTATAAAGTATTGGTCAGGACAATATTGTCCCAAAGGACAAGGGATGAAAACACAGACCAGGCCACCAACAATCTGTTTGAAAAATATCCTGATATTTATGCAGTTGTAGATGCTCCAATCGATGATGTCAAGGAACTGATAAAACCTGCGGGTTTTTATAATGTCAAGGCGGCACGTATTCAGGAAGTCTCACAGATTCTGATTGACCAGTACGGAGGTGAAGTTCCGGATACTGTCGATGAGCTTGTAAAGCTTCCGGGTGTTGGAAGAAAAACCGCAAACTGCGTAATGGTGTTTGCATTTGAGCTTCCGGCAATACCTGTTGACACTCACGTTCACAGAATCTCAAACCGTTTGGGTCTTGTGGATACTAAAGATCCCGAAGAGACTGAAGTGGAACTTTGCAAAATCGCTCCTGAGGATTTGTGGATTAAGCTGAATGATTTGATGGTTCAGTTTGGCCAGAACATATGCAAGCCAATCGGTCCTCAGTGTGAAATCTGTCCTTGCACTGAAATCTGTGACTATTACAGTGAAAATATCTGA
- the aroA gene encoding 3-phosphoshikimate 1-carboxyvinyltransferase → MILKVKNISEIGGTVKAPPSKSYSHRAVILASLAKGTSKLYDMLYSEDTLASIRVCKALGAEINKKDNYLEVIGTGGKLHNSSENPIDLANSGTTLRLMTSVSALSDNDVTLTGDDSLKTRPMGLLMGALHPLGVVTESLNDNDKAPISIKPGYVGGETNIMGNVSSQFISSILISSPLSEEGVKLYVLPEFKSKPYVNMTLDIMRKFGVKTLSGYYLKHESCDKDHQSCRIDEFVVRKQDYIACDYTVEGDYSSASYLLALIAINGGKAVVRNLFRDSKQGDKFILDILQHMGATVIRGEDYVEIASSGDLKAIDVNLSNAPDLLITVAVLAAMAEGTTNIRGVAHARVKETDRIDTTCRELEKLGCKIEEHEDGMSITGGVKSGTVDSHGDHRLAMAFSLIGLKHDIEITNGEVFDVSFPNFIEAMAELGFELELKDE, encoded by the coding sequence ATGATTCTTAAGGTAAAAAATATTTCTGAAATTGGGGGGACTGTCAAAGCACCACCGTCCAAAAGCTATTCTCACAGAGCAGTAATTCTAGCATCACTTGCTAAAGGAACTTCAAAACTTTATGACATGTTATATTCTGAAGATACATTGGCTTCAATCAGAGTATGTAAAGCATTGGGAGCTGAAATAAACAAAAAAGATAATTATCTGGAAGTTATAGGAACTGGGGGTAAACTTCATAATTCCTCTGAAAATCCAATTGATTTGGCAAATTCCGGCACTACCTTAAGACTTATGACAAGCGTTTCTGCATTGTCTGACAATGACGTTACATTAACCGGTGATGATTCTTTAAAAACCCGTCCGATGGGACTTCTGATGGGAGCTCTGCATCCTTTGGGTGTTGTAACAGAATCATTGAATGATAATGATAAGGCACCTATTTCAATAAAACCTGGATATGTGGGCGGTGAAACCAATATCATGGGAAATGTCAGCTCACAGTTTATATCATCAATTCTAATTTCATCACCTCTGTCTGAGGAGGGTGTAAAACTATATGTGCTTCCTGAATTTAAATCAAAGCCGTATGTCAACATGACATTGGATATAATGAGGAAATTCGGCGTTAAAACATTAAGCGGATATTATCTTAAGCATGAATCCTGCGATAAGGACCATCAAAGCTGCAGAATTGATGAATTTGTAGTAAGAAAACAGGATTATATTGCATGCGACTATACTGTTGAGGGAGACTATTCCTCTGCATCATATCTTCTGGCACTGATAGCAATCAACGGCGGCAAAGCTGTTGTAAGGAATCTGTTTAGAGATTCCAAACAGGGTGACAAATTCATCCTTGACATTCTTCAGCATATGGGTGCTACCGTAATTAGAGGGGAAGATTATGTTGAAATCGCCTCCAGCGGTGATTTAAAAGCAATTGATGTTAATCTCTCAAATGCTCCTGATTTGCTCATAACAGTTGCAGTTCTGGCCGCAATGGCTGAAGGAACAACAAATATTCGCGGTGTTGCCCATGCAAGAGTAAAAGAAACTGACAGAATCGATACCACCTGCAGGGAACTTGAGAAATTGGGATGCAAAATCGAAGAGCATGAGGATGGTATGAGCATTACCGGCGGTGTAAAATCAGGTACTGTAGACTCCCATGGAGACCACAGGCTGGCGATGGCATTCAGTCTAATTGGCCTTAAGCATGACATTGAAATAACAAACGGCGAAGTATTTGATGTATCATTCCCGAATTTTATAGAAGCTATGGCAGAACTTGGATTTGAACTGGAGTTAAAAGATGAATAA
- the nifU gene encoding Fe-S cluster assembly scaffold protein NifU produces MDYSEKVMDHFANPRNCRMMEDANGVGTVGNPTCGDLMTIYIKVNDDEVIEDISFQTFGCGAAIATSSMITEIAVGKTLDEALKISRNDVAEELDGLPPIKMHCSNLAADGLQAAIENYYENNQ; encoded by the coding sequence ATGGATTATTCAGAAAAAGTAATGGACCACTTTGCAAACCCAAGAAACTGTAGAATGATGGAAGACGCTAACGGTGTTGGAACTGTAGGAAACCCAACATGCGGGGACTTGATGACCATCTACATCAAAGTCAATGACGATGAAGTAATTGAAGACATTTCATTCCAGACTTTCGGATGCGGTGCAGCGATTGCAACAAGCAGCATGATAACAGAAATTGCAGTCGGAAAAACATTGGATGAAGCATTGAAAATATCCAGAAATGATGTAGCAGAAGAACTGGATGGTCTTCCACCAATTAAAATGCATTGTTCAAACCTTGCTGCAGACGGACTTCAGGCAGCTATTGAAAACTATTATGAAAACAATCAATAA
- a CDS encoding desulfoferrodoxin family protein, with protein sequence MAKILKCDDCGSIIQVLAEGDEKVCSDHMLEFPVQTEGEKSPKHKPVVEIDGDKVTVKVGEAAHPMDDDHYIEFVIVEAGAEQYAKCFKPGDVAEATFTVNSTDDVKALAFCNQHGLWSSE encoded by the coding sequence ATGGCAAAAATATTAAAATGTGACGATTGTGGAAGTATTATCCAAGTTTTAGCTGAAGGCGATGAAAAAGTATGTTCCGACCACATGCTTGAATTCCCTGTACAGACCGAAGGAGAAAAATCTCCAAAACACAAACCTGTTGTTGAAATCGATGGTGACAAAGTAACCGTTAAAGTCGGTGAAGCAGCTCACCCAATGGATGATGACCACTACATTGAATTTGTTATTGTTGAAGCTGGTGCTGAACAATACGCAAAATGCTTTAAACCAGGAGACGTTGCAGAAGCAACTTTCACAGTAAACTCCACAGATGATGTTAAAGCATTAGCATTCTGTAACCAACACGGACTTTGGTCCAGTGAATAA